Genomic segment of Gouania willdenowi chromosome 17, fGouWil2.1, whole genome shotgun sequence:
CTCttgggcgttttttttttttttccttttagaaCCTGTCAGATGGGAAGTATAAGAACTTCGAGGAGTTCAAAGCAGACGCACAGCTGATTGTTCACAACACTGCAATTCTTTATGGAGGTACGTCAGAAATGTCGTTATATGCGTAGCTCAACATAATGTCCCacttttttctgtgtttgggGCTAATTTCAGCTACCTACCCTTTTAAATGCTGCAGAATTATTAAAGTGAGGAAAAACAGTAGAATTCCTCCACATTTTCTCAATCACTCATCAGAAATGTGACCATGCTGGtgcaaaaacaagataaaagtaTGTCTGTAATTTTCTCATTACTCATGGGTTATTATAAACTGAGCTTTTAATCAAAGCACAGTATAATCAAACTCTTTTGACATACTTACTACTACACAGGCTGTAACTATTAGCACTGTCACTTTTCCAtgtagtatttttgtttttaattggaGCCAAACTGACACATGACTCTGCGGTAAATTCTAACTAATATTTTAGTTCTGCTTTATCTTTTTCCAACCAGGGATTATGTGAGCAGATTACAGGGCATAATTTCCCATTTGGTaaataacaatacattaaaagcctttctgatttaaaaacaaaaatatatatatatatataaacaaatgtTGGTTAAAGCTTCTGCCCATCAGGTTGGAGTTTGCGTGTTTTCCCAAAGCCGCTGTTTGCTTTATtgatcttgtttgttttttttttttttttttcagttcacAGCGACCAGGCAGAGATTGCACAGTTACTTTTCAGCGACACATGCCATGAGGTAGACTGCTCTCTCAACCTTAAAGATTAGATGttgcattaaaaatgtaaattggtTTTGatagaatttgaaaaaacatttttaacctttACTTGTCCaatctttctcttcttttttttcctcttttccttTATCCCACATTTtttaccttcctcttgtgtctTCCAGTTAAATGAGTTGATGTTGTGTAAGAATTGTTTCTACCTGTCCAACGCTCGGCCCGACAACTGGTTCTGTTATCCCTGTGTGAGTATAAGCACATGAACCACAGCTTATATTCAATAAATGGATTAAATATGATGATTAAATTACTTATTTGTTAGTCTTAGATCTATAAACCTTAATGTCTCATTTATTTTAGTGTAATCTCATTTTCGTAGATGttaaaacttgtttaaaaaatgatggATACAATTTTTCTAAATTCCTTTAAAGCAAGAAATTTTTGTTTTCTATCCCctaattgtttttgtgtgtgtgatgcgcTAACAGAGTCCTGCTCATGACTTGGTCTGGGCCAAGATGAAGGGTTTCGGCTACTGGCCAGCCAAAGTCCTTCAGCGGGAGGACAACCAGGTGGATGTTCGTTTCTTTGGACATCAGCATCAAAGGTTAGGACAGCTAGAACTCACCACAACAATACACTacatccatttttttaattcaaacttGAACTAAATCTTCATTCCTTGTCACTGCTAGGGCTTGGATACCTTCAGACAACATTCAAGACATCAAAATCAGCGTACAGCAGCTGCAGGTGAAGCGTAGCAGCGGCTGGAAGAAGGCTTGTGATGAACTCGAGGTGTATCAGCGCTTCGTAAGAGAAGGTCGCCTCTGGAATTCGAAGAATGAGGACAGCAGCCCACCGAGCCAACAAATCCAGAACCcaaggcagcagcagcagcagcaagagGAGGAAGAGCAGAGCAGTGGAAGGATGGACAGACTGGAACGGACGGACGAAGCAGAGTCCAGCATTTCCTCCACCAGCAACGAGCAGGTCCGCCAGGTAAATGATAGCTGACTTTAAGATGTTTGTGTAACCATCATTGGTTGGTGCGCTTGCTGTAATCAGCATCATCCAAGGATTCACTAAACATAATcagatcattaaaaaaatgctgttttattaatcaaaaatcacctaaaatcatTACCGGTAGGAAAATAACAATATCTGAATCTCACTGTTTGGTATAATCACAGTCGTAATTTCATTGTACGAtaattattgcaatattgtAGGAAAGCTCACGGTTTTACAGGAAGGCACACAGTTTGCAGCCCtgctaacaataacaagaatgaAGACCATTGAGAAATTCTGTTCACTATTTTGACAGTATTTATTGTCATACTTTTACATTTATGACATAAACTGAATACCGCCTACTAACAGATACAGATTCTTTAGCTAAAGTGCAATAGTTCTAATAGAATCTGGAACACTCTTttccccaatttccactggatgcggctccgctgcgttacgtcttcCCAGCTAcagtagtccggtgccctccgccagatatacgcaggacttctatttctggcggacaccggagcacgacacatcaatcagcacagagcaaatgacgctaaacaggaaattaaacaTGTATTCTGCAATAAAATAcctggttacttttcaaaattaaaCACAGATTACATTTCAAGTAACttcatcaccaaaacgtcatgtgtaaaaacaaaatcacattcactgtattgtttcctctcatactgtaactgcactgtaaactgcagcaactttgatttagttcatgttttactggtgcagttttatctcttctgtTGGATGTTGCTAAAAAAGTCCAACATTCTTGTTCtacttcgttaggaacactgacctgtttatctgtttattcttgcgtttataacacatacatttaactgcgttctcgcacgattatataaatatcgtgagaattCCTCTGtttcgtgacgtcacagtcgtccaaccgaAGTGCACCGtagcgcactcaaaacgcaaccggtggggattaccggaGGGCGGACAGCGGGgaaaaaccggatcggtgctgtggcgcattggagacgtatccagtggaaatccccAGTTAAAGGCAACACAGGTATAGAAACAGACtagtaacaataaataaaaaaaattaaaaacaaactttgtcattctgtgtttagattattttagatttttctagAGAAAGATGAACAAGTCAACATTAAAGGTTTAAGGAGTAATCTCTGAGCATTTAAAGTATCTACTAACACTAACCTTTTAAAACCCTTGTTGTCAACAACTGAAAATGGCCGTAACTGTACGacatatctatttttttcttgaGCTGTTCTGAGGGACCTTCATTGTAAATGTTTCCTGTAGAGTTTTTTGACCAGACtgaattgtttgtttattacaaTCCGTAAACTTTTCGGGATGCCGGGTTGTTAAATGGCTGCTCATTTTGTAATACTGCGGTGCGGTGATATTGTCAATACGGTGACATTCCTAAACCCCGGTCATCGTCAGAGATTTGGATTTCACTCGATTTACTGCGTCATTATTGGCACAAATtctattctctttttttgtcaaataaaaaacTGTTATTGTGATAATTTAGGTTTTTCCATTATAAccctattttttatatttttgctatAAGGGGActtattgttgtatttggcaCTTTATGTTTgcacaacactgttgttactaCCATTTTAACACAGTATTAGCTACAGGTTACTATGATCAAAAATATTTaagagaaataaatatttacctTAAGTAGAAACCTTCAGCAAAACCACACACAGTCGTAGCCTAGAAACCTACAAATTTAAACATGAGCGAGTGATAACTATTAACATCTCGGATTCACAGATTAAGAACAATAGTGTCCACAACCAGAGATAACTGTAAGAGAGGAGGTGCTGAAGAGGGACAAGGTCCTggcaccaaaaaaagaaaatagacagGGTCACCAgagtcatgaaattcctggaaaaatttaagaaatatagcctattttattgtaatgtttagAATATAttaaaccccaaagatgttaagcgttatctcaaagtgaaagtcCTGCATAGCAACTGCATCATTGAGCGAGATCTCACAAATTCACTCTCTGCCTCATTTATTAAACTGTACGTAGGTACGATCACTTCAGCTAGCGTACGCTAATAACCAGGAAATGCACACGCAAAAAAAGATTGTAGCgcttcagaactaagtcatgggaatttggtcaaatatttttggaaaagttttgaaaaatcattgtgaaaaaagtctGGGAACCCTGATGGAataacacacactgttgtttgTGATCTATTTAGATCTAAGAAGTAATCTGTTAAATAGGATTACTGAGGGATCTGGCTTTAATGCTGTCGTACTAACTCTGCTTTAAAGTTACTGCAGACCATGACATACTGTATCTGTTAGGTTGGCTGgagccataaaatgtaatagtaattctgtgttgtttcttttggttttcacttgattaataaatgaaaaccaACTCCATGAATAAATGCTGTAAACTTGCATGCAGGGTTACATTGTGTGGACAGTAAAAGAAAATGCTAACATCTTAAAATATTTGGcctgttttaaatagtttacaagtgttttgttttcttcctaCAGCTTAAAGGCAGCATGGAACCCAAGGCAAAGAAGAGCCGCAGAACTCAAGTTGTCGAACCCAAAGAAGAAGTCAGTGTAAGTGAGACTCGGAGAACGTAtaaagcatgtgtcaaactcaaggcccgggggccaaatccggcccttcagagcatccaattcggcccgctgaagaaagtttaaattttggaaaaaaacacgactcattgtgtaaattaccaaataattcatttgtaaagtgttgttgaaagaactttttccaaaatgctgcaatttttctcacattattacactaaattaaataaaaattggtcaaaaagtAACGaatataacaaaataacatttaagaTGCCTTCCAttctggaagtgcaaacttggacacgttattgttgaaattgttcgtattcccgcctaaaacctgtggcccacttggctttttttggcccttgaactaaaatgagattGACGCTGCTGGTAAACCTTATATTGTTTAGCTTTTAGCCTTTTGGCCTGAGGttgaaaaattaaatatgataGATGATAAATGGTAACCAAAGTGATGAAACATTGTGTAGAAAGTCATCCTGGGGTAACGAGCTAAAGCTAGCATCCTGTAaggataataaatgaaaaaaaaaaatactgtacctTGCTCACATTGTGCTTCACTGAACCAGGTGGTCTAAATGGTAGTAAATAGTAatagtaaatggtaactaactgtaattcaagaaccaatatcaaaaacaagtggtttgtttatcaaactgtcacattacatttttcaaatctgaaaaaattcttaaaaaagaaagaaaaggtaaccacatacatctattaaaatgctcttttttttttttaagaaaatgaaGCGCAATCAATTtcaaagctaaaatgcattgaggagtttaacaaggtctgatgttgGTCACTAATACCTAATGACCAggcgtttacatgctatgcatattttagggcaattaaatgtttttttctttaaaaaaaacatgattgaaaaataaattctgatattttttggGATCGATACATTAATCGCGCTGTGAAATATGGCGATATATCACCaaatcttaatcttttttttttttacagccttAGTTTGAACTGCCTCACGATCTGTTTTTTAGGAGAAGAAGTCTTTACATGtgctgagttttttttctttcttttccctccatttaaatatttttgtggtTTCCCTCTCTTATCTGCAGGACCCAGAGCCAGAGATGGAAGCGGTCAGCTCCAGCCAGGAGATTCCTGTGTCGTCAGCACCGCAGCAACCAGAGAAGTTGTCCGTTTCCACGCAAACTAAGAAGGCGAGCGGAGGGTCGCCGCGAACGCTTCACCGCGGCACTCAGACCAACAGCGATGGCGCTTGCCAGAACATGTGTCACGAGAAGTACACCAAGGTCTTCAACGACGTCAAGGAGATGATGAAGGCCGACAACAAGCGAGAGACGGAGAGAGTGGTGAGGGAAGCTCTGGAGAAGGTAGGCTGCTGCTGGTTTGTCCTTCCTACACCTTCAATGACGACTCACTCACCAGAAGTTACATGTAAACGCATTTCTGTTGGTTTGTATTTCAGCTCCGTGCAGaaatggaggaggagaagcgCCAGGCGGTCAGTAAAGCAGTGGGCGGGGCTCAGGCGGAGATGGACAGAAAGTGCAAACAGGTGAAGGAGAAGTGTAAAGAAGAGCTGGTGGAGGAGGTGAAGAAGCTAGTGGCCCAACACAAACAGCTCATCTCCCAGACCAAGAAGAAGCAGTGGGTGAGTATTGGTTTCATGTtgcccaaaaacaaacaaacattcctACACACAAGACAAAATGTCGGCGATCTCGAGGACCGGATTTTTGGCGAAAAACATTATCAATGCCGATACTACGCAACTGTGTATCGTATCGGCATCGGGACAAAGAAAGGGTATCAAAACATtcgaaaatacaaataaaaatactatttttttctatctttcattgtcaaaaaatcccttaataaactatgcaaaacaatgcaatttaattaaaaacaaattctgaatgaaataaataaataaatattacaaatgaaaaagaagcctattcatttaaattctggctcaaCAGTAAACTttgaaaaactgcataatagtcccttttctttttaaagtgcaactgaagATGTATTTTGTggcttaacaattggactttaaaacaaatctcatatcaaagaaataatataaataaacaaactatggctttcatcTCTTTCTCTTGTTCCTCCCTTTCCTTTCTGTGCCCCTCTTTTGTTGGATTTCACgtttctcacctctttcattttgtcttggggaagccaaagtgcttccacacttctgatttaaaacatggtggTGTGTCcagaatttcaaattctaaatagatagcgccctctgctgtaaaaaaaaaagtactgcgattcaatttcagagtatcgGCGTGAACTGTGACAcctttgaatacatttttaactgcctcacaattaatctttacatccctagtaatttaaataaaagattgatcgtttgtatttttaactaatcagttttttttctccaaaatatgaTCTTTATGTATTCAAGTTGAAATAAGTGAAGTGCATCATTACATCCcaatttttgttttgaagtgtcttgttttttttcattattattatcggGATTCGAATCGAATCGTTGGTTGAGTGCAGACATAAGAAACTACCCTCCCAGGGAGCCACATGCgtcccttggtctaattttgtacgGCCCCAAaagtttagtttattattttgtggACAATCCCCTTttacaaaaaaaggagcagctTTAGCCTTTGCAGCTAATTTCCAGCTGTAGTCCCCAGCCAATAGTGAATCGGCAACTTACATACACATGTGATTAATGTGTGCACTTATAGTTGTCAGAAAACcatgttttattgtgaaggtgGAATATCTCTTGATTAACTTAATTAAGTTAATAATCaagattactccaaaaaaaaaaaaaaaaattacaaaaaggaataccaaaaacagaaaaaatccagaaaaatactcaaaaacaacagaaaaatacacacaagatgacgacaagtgaattaatgaaaaatatactaaaaaaaatacaaaaatgtttcaaaaacacacaaaataacacaccaAACAggaaactatgcaaaacaacaacaaaaatgtgcaaaacaacaacaaaaatgtgcaaaacaacactaaaaacacacaaaacaacaaccgtatattaaaagacaacaaaaaaataaacaaagatgagagaaaagcacacaaaacaataatacattaaactacaagaacaatacacaacagcagaaatatacaaaaccacaacaaaagacactcaaaccctttgttttctgtattaacGTTCAGATTGGTCCTTGTTAAACGATGACGTGAATGTTACTAATTTGGCCCTCGGAAtcagaaaaatcacatttttgtggcccctgttgTGATGATAGTTGCTGTTCTTTGGTCGAGTTGAATCCTTCCAGCCCTACGTATAGATGTAAACGGCTGTAAAGACGCATTGGGCCGTAGACTTCCTGTAACACGTGTGTGACGGTTGTTTGTTTTGCAGTGTTATAACTGTGAGGAGGAGGCCATGTACCACTGCTGCTGGAACACATCGTACTGCTCCATCAAGT
This window contains:
- the zmynd11 gene encoding zinc finger MYND domain-containing protein 11 isoform X2, which produces MSKEVMSRVVKKRQADPKAVQYVWAAIEVIRNQKQIANMDRISKYLSRMYGTHPKETARQLSLAVKDGLVVETLTVGCKGSKAGIEQEGYWLPGDEMEPKAEGSKDWEAESHDWYCFECHLPGDVISCDNCFRVYHLKCLSEECRPRAGGSHWQCLVCRGSKKKNLNKQEMCKYLSFIVQRMKERAVDINKKGKDTKHPMYKRLIHTSLDVTNIQENLSDGKYKNFEEFKADAQLIVHNTAILYGVHSDQAEIAQLLFSDTCHELNELMLCKNCFYLSNARPDNWFCYPCSPAHDLVWAKMKGFGYWPAKVLQREDNQVDVRFFGHQHQRAWIPSDNIQDIKISVQQLQVKRSSGWKKACDELEVYQRFVREGRLWNSKNEDSSPPSQQIQNPRQQQQQQEEEEQSSGRMDRLERTDEAESSISSTSNEQLKGSMEPKAKKSRRTQVVEPKEEVSDPEPEMEAVSSSQEIPVSSAPQQPEKLSVSTQTKKASGGSPRTLHRGTQTNSDGACQNMCHEKYTKVFNDVKEMMKADNKRETERVVREALEKLRAEMEEEKRQAVSKAVGGAQAEMDRKCKQVKEKCKEELVEEVKKLVAQHKQLISQTKKKQWCYNCEEEAMYHCCWNTSYCSIKCQQEHWHADHKRTCRRKR
- the zmynd11 gene encoding zinc finger MYND domain-containing protein 11 isoform X4, which produces MYGTHPKETARQLSLAVKDGLVVETLTVGCKGSKAGIEQEGYWLPGDEMEPKAEGSKDWEAESHDWYCFECHLPGDVISCDNCFRVYHLKCLSEECRPRAGGSHWQCLVCRGSKKKNLNKQEMCKYLSFIVQRMKERAVDINKKGKDTKHPMYKRLIHTSLDVTNIQENLSDGKYKNFEEFKADAQLIVHNTAILYGVHSDQAEIAQLLFSDTCHELNELMLCKNCFYLSNARPDNWFCYPCSPAHDLVWAKMKGFGYWPAKVLQREDNQVDVRFFGHQHQRAWIPSDNIQDIKISVQQLQVKRSSGWKKACDELEVYQRFVREGRLWNSKNEDSSPPSQQIQNPRQQQQQQEEEEQSSGRMDRLERTDEAESSISSTSNEQVRQLKGSMEPKAKKSRRTQVVEPKEEVSDPEPEMEAVSSSQEIPVSSAPQQPEKLSVSTQTKKASGGSPRTLHRGTQTNSDGACQNMCHEKYTKVFNDVKEMMKADNKRETERVVREALEKLRAEMEEEKRQAVSKAVGGAQAEMDRKCKQVKEKCKEELVEEVKKLVAQHKQLISQTKKKQWCYNCEEEAMYHCCWNTSYCSIKCQQEHWHADHKRTCRRKR
- the zmynd11 gene encoding zinc finger MYND domain-containing protein 11 isoform X3, which produces MSKEVMSRVVKKRQADPKAVQYVWAAIEVIRNQKQIANMDRISKYLSRMYGTHPKETARQLSLAVKDGLVVETLTVGCKGSKAGIEQEGYWLPGDEMDWEAESHDWYCFECHLPGDVISCDNCFRVYHLKCLSEECRPRAGGSHWQCLVCRGSKKKNLNKQEMCKYLSFIVQRMKERAVDINKKGKDTKHPMYKRLIHTSLDVTNIQENLSDGKYKNFEEFKADAQLIVHNTAILYGVHSDQAEIAQLLFSDTCHELNELMLCKNCFYLSNARPDNWFCYPCSPAHDLVWAKMKGFGYWPAKVLQREDNQVDVRFFGHQHQRAWIPSDNIQDIKISVQQLQVKRSSGWKKACDELEVYQRFVREGRLWNSKNEDSSPPSQQIQNPRQQQQQQEEEEQSSGRMDRLERTDEAESSISSTSNEQVRQLKGSMEPKAKKSRRTQVVEPKEEVSDPEPEMEAVSSSQEIPVSSAPQQPEKLSVSTQTKKASGGSPRTLHRGTQTNSDGACQNMCHEKYTKVFNDVKEMMKADNKRETERVVREALEKLRAEMEEEKRQAVSKAVGGAQAEMDRKCKQVKEKCKEELVEEVKKLVAQHKQLISQTKKKQWCYNCEEEAMYHCCWNTSYCSIKCQQEHWHADHKRTCRRKR
- the zmynd11 gene encoding zinc finger MYND domain-containing protein 11 isoform X5 translates to MSKEVMSRVVKKRQADPKAVQYVWAAIEVIRNQKQIANMDRISKYLSRMYGTHPKETARQLSLAVKDGLVVETLTVGCKGSKAGIEQEGYWLPGDEMDWEAESHDWYCFECHLPGDVISCDNCFRVYHLKCLSEECRPRAGGSHWQCLVCRGSKKKNLNKQEMCKYLSFIVQRMKERAVDINKKGKDTKHPMYKRLIHTSLDVTNIQENLSDGKYKNFEEFKADAQLIVHNTAILYGVHSDQAEIAQLLFSDTCHELNELMLCKNCFYLSNARPDNWFCYPCSPAHDLVWAKMKGFGYWPAKVLQREDNQVDVRFFGHQHQRAWIPSDNIQDIKISVQQLQVKRSSGWKKACDELEVYQRFVREGRLWNSKNEDSSPPSQQIQNPRQQQQQQEEEEQSSGRMDRLERTDEAESSISSTSNEQLKGSMEPKAKKSRRTQVVEPKEEVSDPEPEMEAVSSSQEIPVSSAPQQPEKLSVSTQTKKASGGSPRTLHRGTQTNSDGACQNMCHEKYTKVFNDVKEMMKADNKRETERVVREALEKLRAEMEEEKRQAVSKAVGGAQAEMDRKCKQVKEKCKEELVEEVKKLVAQHKQLISQTKKKQWCYNCEEEAMYHCCWNTSYCSIKCQQEHWHADHKRTCRRKR
- the zmynd11 gene encoding zinc finger MYND domain-containing protein 11 isoform X1, whose amino-acid sequence is MSKEVMSRVVKKRQADPKAVQYVWAAIEVIRNQKQIANMDRISKYLSRMYGTHPKETARQLSLAVKDGLVVETLTVGCKGSKAGIEQEGYWLPGDEMEPKAEGSKDWEAESHDWYCFECHLPGDVISCDNCFRVYHLKCLSEECRPRAGGSHWQCLVCRGSKKKNLNKQEMCKYLSFIVQRMKERAVDINKKGKDTKHPMYKRLIHTSLDVTNIQENLSDGKYKNFEEFKADAQLIVHNTAILYGVHSDQAEIAQLLFSDTCHELNELMLCKNCFYLSNARPDNWFCYPCSPAHDLVWAKMKGFGYWPAKVLQREDNQVDVRFFGHQHQRAWIPSDNIQDIKISVQQLQVKRSSGWKKACDELEVYQRFVREGRLWNSKNEDSSPPSQQIQNPRQQQQQQEEEEQSSGRMDRLERTDEAESSISSTSNEQVRQLKGSMEPKAKKSRRTQVVEPKEEVSDPEPEMEAVSSSQEIPVSSAPQQPEKLSVSTQTKKASGGSPRTLHRGTQTNSDGACQNMCHEKYTKVFNDVKEMMKADNKRETERVVREALEKLRAEMEEEKRQAVSKAVGGAQAEMDRKCKQVKEKCKEELVEEVKKLVAQHKQLISQTKKKQWCYNCEEEAMYHCCWNTSYCSIKCQQEHWHADHKRTCRRKR